Proteins encoded within one genomic window of Amycolatopsis sp. 2-15:
- a CDS encoding carboxymuconolactone decarboxylase family protein: MPTLPQIEPEHATGQAAVLLAETKKNMGAIPNMAKTMASSPALLKGFLGLSGALAGGVLPAAVRERLALATAEYNQCTYCLSAHTMLGKKVAKLDADEIERARHADSADEHVAALLTLSDTIARGRGTMDETALKTAREAGVTNAEIGEVIGNLALNILTNYFNIVADTDIEFPVVRPHQH; the protein is encoded by the coding sequence ATGCCGACGCTGCCCCAGATCGAGCCCGAGCACGCCACCGGCCAGGCCGCGGTCCTGCTCGCCGAGACGAAGAAGAACATGGGCGCGATCCCGAACATGGCGAAGACCATGGCGAGCAGCCCCGCGCTGCTGAAGGGCTTCCTCGGCCTGTCCGGCGCGCTCGCCGGCGGCGTGCTGCCCGCCGCGGTCCGCGAGCGCCTCGCGCTCGCCACCGCCGAGTACAACCAGTGCACCTACTGCTTGTCGGCGCACACGATGCTGGGCAAGAAGGTCGCCAAGCTCGACGCCGACGAGATCGAGCGCGCCCGCCACGCCGACTCGGCCGACGAGCACGTCGCCGCCCTGCTCACCCTGTCCGACACCATCGCCCGCGGCCGCGGCACGATGGACGAGACCGCACTGAAAACCGCCCGCGAAGCCGGCGTCACCAACGCCGAGATCGGCGAGGTCATCGGCAACCTCGCACTCAACATCCTCACGAACTACTTCAACATCGTCGCCGACACCGACATCGAGTTCCCCGT